From the genome of Oncorhynchus masou masou isolate Uvic2021 chromosome 15, UVic_Omas_1.1, whole genome shotgun sequence:
CCTTGATACGGTGGAGCTGGACTGTGATTGGCtagaggtggtggtggcggcACTCAGCTGGGAGAAGCCACTGTGACTGGATTCCAGACTGGTCATAGAGCCcctggacagacaggcagacagacaaacacacagacaataGATTAAATATCCATCAAACACCTTTTTCGTAGAGCACTGTTTCCCTAAGAATCTTTATAAACACCCTTATAAATTATCACAAATACATTTTCCCCACACAACTACACACTGCCTAAAAAACAAGCTGGCCTAAAACATTTACTCACTGACATGCAGCAGCCCTACACACTAAGCACCACCATAACAATACACTGCGTTATACAGCATAGTGAATGATGACTGACCTGAAGTCTTCGGAGCCCAGCACCTCGGTGTAGAACATAACCTTACACTTGTGGGAGGAGACCTGCAGGGAGGCCAGCACGTCATCCACCCGGGGCAGGCTGGAGGTAGAGCAGGCCGGGGAGCAGTGGAACCGCCATTGGAGGATGTAGAACCCGGGCCACCGCGTCACATGGGAgccctggggagaggagggggggacaggtgaggtcaaaggtcagaggCAGGCTATAGCTAATAGCAAATTCAATATCTAAACGACAGACTTTATGTAATAAAAACCATTAGAATTCCCTCACATGTAGGCAAATACTTTTGAAGGCGTTGCCCACTGCTGAATGACACCACATGGAAGGTACTGCAATGATTATTGAGCTACGCAAGGAGGAGGAAGGATAGCCTACACATTGAAAGTCAGCTCCTTGCacgtctccctctgtccctctggctACTGGACCAGGCATTAGATTAGAAGAGGGAAACTACATGACTTAATCTAAATTCTCCTCCTTGGTGGACTTGTATGACATCTCTGTAAATGGTCTATTAGAGAGATTCATCTAGCAAAATGTAATAAAACACTTGAATATTTATCCTCTGTATTCACACAGCTTTGTCTGTTAGACTCACTGGCACGGAAACTTAGCGGGACGGTACCAGTTGAtaaaatgttgcaagtttgctagtgAGAGTGTGAACTGAAGACAGGCAGCTGGAGTAGACAGGTGATGGGATTGAAAGACAACCTGAACCAACTTCCATGCATTGCAATGTTTTTAGTTGTCGGCTTTTAGGTATATGTCCAAAAGCCAGCAATTACCAGCTAACAGAAACACTGGTCAGAGACACTGGTCAGAGACACTGGTCAGAGACACTGGTCAGAGATACTGCCACGGGATGGAGACCAGTTATGAGCACTGCACAGAACTCCTATTGACATCAGTGGATGTTTCTGTTACACTCACGTCTTAGGATTCAGATCGGAGGTTGGTGGTTAgtttggtatattgtaattacttcgccaccatggcctatttattgtctacactgtatatagacttgttctactgtattattgactgtgtttgtttttattccatgtgtaactctgtgttgttctgtgtgtcgaactgctatgctttatcttggccaggtcgcagttgtaaatgagaacttgttctcaactagcctacctggttaaataaatgtgaaataattttatttaaaaaaaaaattaaatagtgGTTATCATGTTCGCCTCACACAcgaaaggtccccggttcgaaACCGGGGGGGAAACATATTTTTGGGGGCTCCCGattggcacagcggtctaaggcactgcacctgtagtgatgctagaggcgtcactacagaccctggttaatttccaggctgtatcacaaccggccgtgattggaagtcACATAGGGgcatacaattggcccagcgtcgtccgggtttggccgtggtaggccgtcattgtaaaataagaattagtttttaactgacttgcctggttaaataaaaggtaaaaaaatatatacaaataaaaaGTTGTACATGTTATCACGAACACATATATTCGGAAGCGTTCAGAAACACAACCAATTGAACAGACCCACTTACACAAATCCAAATGAGGTACTACCAATCATCAGACCCACCTGTACCAGCTGTGGATGTGACGGTGGCGGTTTCAGTCTattacctgaacactctctccctccttgcaGGTGAGTGCTGTCTCCACCATACTGTAGTCTTGCCCCAGAATCCAGGATCTGTCAATCAGCTGCATGTTGTTGGTGGCTGGCGACACGATGCTGCCGTGGGCACCCTGGACGTCCCTCTTGGGGGGCTGGGGCGCCCTCCGGGAGTGGTAGATGTTGAAGATGACGTCCCCTTTACACACGTCAAAGTCCCAGGTGATCACAGAAGAGGGCTCGGAGATTTCGATCAGCAGCTGGAAAAGGATCGGTAGTGAGTGTACACAGTAAGACAAAACTACAGACAAATGATTGTTAAAATCACTGTAATGGGTTTTTATAGCTTTTTGCTGTAACGCATTTCTCCACTAGGGGGAGCAACTTAACCCACTGTTTAAGCACAGTCAACTGAGAAGCTggaaaacacatactgtagttactgtttAGATCAGGTTACCTCATGTGGGGCCCCTTTGAAGACACTGGCAGTCTTGTAGATGGTGTCTGTCCACAGCCGCAGCTCCTCACTTTCCAGCGCCTCTTCTGTCCTGTACAGAGATTTGGGGACCATACCTCCTTCAGGGATCTCACACTGAATATGACATGACAGAGGACACAAGAGACACAATCAGCCCCCAGTTCTATCAGCACACACAGCAAGGAAAATGTATAATAAGATGACCCAATGTTAACTATATTATGTACTAGCAGCATTAGGCAATATGAATTCATATGCATGTAGAAGGGTACTGTCTACAACAGCCAGATGACACTCCGGTCTGCCAGAGAGACTCACCAGGCAGTCTCCTCCCAGGAAGTCAGGGATGACCTCTCTATCGATGTAGTCCACCAGACCTCCAGGCCCCTGGTAGTCATTCGCAGCATACACCAGGAACTTCTTCCTGGTGTTCTCGTCAATGAATGGACTGACCTGAGAACAGTGTACAGACACTCAGGATCAAAGTTAGTCTCATATGTTTGCTCTGCACATGCAATTGAATACAACTGAACGTGATCAagttggagagggagagcgaaagCACTGTACAATGTCATGTACACTACAATGTGTGATGTTAAAGGCGCTCACCAGGGTCCAGAGCACAGGGAAGACCCGTGGAGCCCTCAGTATGAGCAGACATCCCAGGGTCTCTGGGTAGTTGGCCTCCACCACCTCTATGATCCTCAGCAGGGCTTTAACCCCTGGACGCCACAGGTGACGCATGTTTAACCCCTCCAGGTCCACCAGGCACGTCCAGCAGCTGACAGATAGACACAGGAGGGTTATAGGACATACTGAATACATACTGTATTCAGGGATGAGAGACATAAGAGGAGTGAGTGTGAAATGGGAGCTACCTGATGGGTCGGCCAAAGACTCTGGTGTTCTCTTCACAACGCCTCAGACCTTCCTCGTTGATGGACAGGACCTGGGGGAGAGTGAAGAGGTGagaggttaggggaagggagagcATTTGCAAATAGTATGTGtttatgtatttatgtgtgtgcttATACCCAGcatctggatgtgtgtgtgtgtgtgtgtgtgtgtgtgtgtgtgtgtgtgtcatactcACTTGTCTCAGAAGGGACTCCTCGCCCAAGGCGCGTACTAAACCCTTGGTATCCATTTGACCGAGTCGCAGAATATACAGAGGGCATCCATCTATAGACAGATGAGGACACAAACACGTGACCTCACTGTTAAAGCTACAAGAGGATCAGTAATGATCATGACATTAAACAGACGCTGAGAGTATTCAGGTAAATCAATAGAGAAACCGAGTCAGATTCTGTTGACCATAATCACATCAacagtatatacatttacaaCTCACATTAAAGTCATTCATGTAAATATAGGCGTTTTACTACCAACTGTATTTTCTTTTAGGTGGGGGTTATTGTTATTATGGTTACTATGGGCCATTTCCTGGTCTGAGGTCCTAGATGTCCGATTGGCTATCAGCTAAGTGGAGATAATGGGTAATCTCCTCTGCCCAGATCTTACAATGCCTGGACAGGTATTGTACGTCTctgctaaccacatcatatgttatagcaatctgtcaGTTGCTGATGTTACgcccctgaaaacaggggagaaataatcacgagagtgatacggtgttgttTTCTCAATTCAACTTTTAGTTCAATCTTTACAAAAGTAACAcattacaaaacaacagaaaaacCATTATACAAATAACACAGCAAAATATCTTATTAACAACGCACATGTTCATTCACAATCGACATAAAATGGCAGCTACTCTCAGTACGATGCTATTCTTCGCTACAACCGAGCAGGGCTCATATTACTCTCTTCAAACTGAACTGGAACTTTCTCAAGATGTTACTAAGACACACCTTAAACGGCTCATAGATGTAATCAATATAACGTTTacacattactctcacaattcGTACCCTTTGTACGCTTGACGGATTTTaactttaacacaattatatgaattatcaatctctatcaactaatactgaatgcatctttttaaccttagatgttttaagatcctcacatactatgaatttactaatactttttaatgtataacaggctatgaatatttcctttaacctgtcacactgacacaGCAGGAGAACGCGACCAACAGCTGCCCGTCTGACTGCCTACAGACTGGGAGATTTCCCTTGACACATAgtaggcaggtttccattgacccaggTTTATACAAATATAAAAACCTTGTGGCagtgtaatggaaacggcagcTGTAGGAGAAACGTTCTaaagatcaacaacattgtatcaTCTGTTGGACAGGGGCGGATTTTTATTTAGTCCAACATTCTTTATTGTGACAAATGATAGAAACGGTGCTTTCGAATAAATAATGATTGCCCAATCATTTTGACGGTACGTGGGTCACGAGACGTCATCATGTAACTATAAAGCTCCACTCCACATTTCACTCTAAATGCCGACTGCTTGCTAAATCAAAATGTTCAACTATACAAATAATGTTTCTTTGCAGGACAAGAATGCCTGAATTGCTTTGCCTTGCTTTTCTGGTTGTTTCACCATCCAACTACTTCTGAGCTAGAGGAGTGCAAATTTCACCATCCAACTACTTCTGAGCTAGTGGAgtgcaagtttcaccatccaaCTACTTCTGAGCTAGAGGAgtgcaagtttcaccatccaaCTACTTCTGAGCTAGAGGAgtgcaagtttcaccatccaaCTACTTCTGAGCTAGAGGAgtgcaagtttcaccatccaaCTACTTCTGAGCTAGAGGAGTGCAAGTTTCACCATGGCACAGTCCGTGACATACATTGGCACATGAGAAATACTTGTCATTTCTTGCATTCTATCCATGCTGACTTTTGCAAGCTACCCGAGACATGAAACGGATCGGTGGGAATGTGCATACAGGCTTATTATTAATGCACAATTTGCAAAGATGGATAATGAAAACTATTCAATCACTTAAATTTGTGTTCAACACTAAGTTTTTTGCTAAATATCGTATTTTTAATTTTCTAGGTGTGACGTCATTACATCCAGCTGTTTTTATCGACACAAAACAGTTCAACAGAAATGCATCATAGCAGGCAATTGTTGCAACATGCCCAAAAAAATAAACTAATCACTGGACAAGTTCATGGAAACATAGCTAGTGATGTCACTTCCAGAGAAGCAACCAGACATTACAGTTAGTCATTACCAATACATATAAGAGCTGGGATACATTCACTAGAAACCAAGCGGAAGAAAACAATGTGAACCTGGTGGTGCAGTACTTCCTGAATTTGTGCAATAAGAACACTACTTTCacatttcaaaatatattttcatcttCTGTCTGTGCCCGTTGAACACAACCCTGCCATTAAAACCCTATCCTGCTCCGAGAGGAACCTACCTTTGTCGTGGTGGTGCCAGCCCCCGGTGTAGTAGTCGTGTAGCAGCTGAGGTCTCTCCCAGGAGTCCAGCAGGAAGTCCACCTGGTGTTGCTTCCTCCAGGAGAGCGACTGACACAGGATCTCCCGGGCCTTCTCCAGGTTAAAGTCCCGGGCCCGCAGGAAACGCAGCACGTGCTGGTCCTTAGGGATCTAGGGGAGGCAGCGGAGATTGTGTTTATTCagatgttgtggtgtgtgtgagttggATGTGAGTTTTACTTACATCTATGTTGTTTGGATTCAAGTTTTGCTCTTGCTTGCAGCTATTTGAGTCAGAGTTTGAGTGTTAGGTGTGTTCATACACGTGTCCAACCTTGCCCTTGTGGGTCTCCTGCAGCCACTGGCGTAGTCTTATAAGACAGCTCTCCTGCAGCGGTGTCAGGTCTCCTAGGTAACGCCTGATGTAGTCTGCATCCAACTTGTCTGCAATCGAAACACAGACAGTCAATTCACACACATACCCATACCCACAGTCTACCAGCCCAAGGCAAGGCCAGTATGTTTGCTTTCAGAGCCAGTGGATTGGGACTTCAGCCATGACAGATCCCTCagattgtgtgtgtttattattGTGTTGATTCTGACTCGGAACACTGACCATCTGGGGAGCCAGCCGGTAGATCTGTGGGGCTGGCAGTGGGTGTCTCTTTGGCAGTGGGCACAGGGATGGCATTGGAAGGGGCACTGGTGAGTGGCAGCTGGTGCCTGGCAGTGGGTGGGGGGGCCTGAGGAGGGCTCCAGCGGGGGACGTGGGTCACCCCCTCGTCCTCCAACTCCTTCAGGTAATACTCTATGATCTCTTTGCCCTGGAGGACAGAACACATGACTGCATAAGGACAGTACAGGTAGCGAGTGTAATGAGCAAACACTGTGAGCAAATACTGCAGGTTTGTTTAGACACGCGCCTGGCTGCATACGAGCACAGCTCATTGTGTGACAACGCTGAGCAGGATGTATGGCCCAACAAGCAAATGTCAGAAGATCCTGGTTAACACACTCAGTTTACACAGAGCTGCCAGACTGGATCACAGAAGGCCTGGAAATAGACTGCACAAGCATGCTCATGTAACACTGGGTCTATATGGGGGAGCAGCATGCTGGATGATGATGGTATATCCTATAGCCTCATCCATCC
Proteins encoded in this window:
- the LOC135555420 gene encoding SEC14-like protein 1 isoform X2 gives rise to the protein MVQQYQSPVRVYKHPFELIMAAYVRRFPNCPLIPIFVDSEVVKEEHSDDGATVFIERRCKVEADAPRLFKRMAGVDYLYFIHKNTLDRRERALHIEVVNETFSNRVIVHEICNYTVHPENEEWTCFEQTASLDIKSFFGFENAAEKLAMKQYANSIKKGKEIIEYYLKELEDEGVTHVPRWSPPQAPPPTARHQLPLTSAPSNAIPVPTAKETPTASPTDLPAGSPDDKLDADYIRRYLGDLTPLQESCLIRLRQWLQETHKGKIPKDQHVLRFLRARDFNLEKAREILCQSLSWRKQHQVDFLLDSWERPQLLHDYYTGGWHHHDKDGCPLYILRLGQMDTKGLVRALGEESLLRQVLSINEEGLRRCEENTRVFGRPISCWTCLVDLEGLNMRHLWRPGVKALLRIIEVVEANYPETLGCLLILRAPRVFPVLWTLVSPFIDENTRKKFLVYAANDYQGPGGLVDYIDREVIPDFLGGDCLCEIPEGGMVPKSLYRTEEALESEELRLWTDTIYKTASVFKGAPHELLIEISEPSSVITWDFDVCKGDVIFNIYHSRRAPQPPKRDVQGAHGSIVSPATNNMQLIDRSWILGQDYSMVETALTCKEGESVQGSHVTRWPGFYILQWRFHCSPACSTSSLPRVDDVLASLQVSSHKCKVMFYTEVLGSEDFRGSMTSLESSHSGFSQLSAATTTSSQSQSSSTVSR
- the LOC135555420 gene encoding SEC14-like protein 1 isoform X1, which produces MVQQYQSPVRVYKHPFELIMAAYVRRFPNCPLIPIFVDSEVVKEEHSDDGATVFIERRCKVEADAPRLFKRMAGVDYLYFIHKNTLDRRERALHIEVVNETFSNRVIVHEICNYTVHPENEEWTCFEQTASLDIKSFFGFENAAEKLAMKQYANSIKKGKEIIEYYLKELEDEGVTHVPRWSPPQAPPPTARHQLPLTSAPSNAIPVPTAKETPTASPTDLPAGSPDDKLDADYIRRYLGDLTPLQESCLIRLRQWLQETHKGKIPKDQHVLRFLRARDFNLEKAREILCQSLSWRKQHQVDFLLDSWERPQLLHDYYTGGWHHHDKDGCPLYILRLGQMDTKGLVRALGEESLLRQVLSINEEGLRRCEENTRVFGRPISCWTCLVDLEGLNMRHLWRPGVKALLRIIEVVEANYPETLGCLLILRAPRVFPVLWTLVSPFIDENTRKKFLVYAANDYQGPGGLVDYIDREVIPDFLGGDCLCEIPEGGMVPKSLYRTEEALESEELRLWTDTIYKTASVFKGAPHELLIEISEPSSVITWDFDVCKGDVIFNIYHSRRAPQPPKRDVQGAHGSIVSPATNNMQLIDRSWILGQDYSMVETALTCKEGESVQGSHVTRWPGFYILQWRFHCSPACSTSSLPRVDDVLASLQVSSHKCKVMFYTEVLGSEDFRGSMTSLESSHSGFSQLSAATTTSSQSQSSSTVSRKTSAVPTPANEDLTLPRGMREVL